The Agromyces marinus genome window below encodes:
- a CDS encoding acyl-CoA dehydrogenase family protein: protein MHDLTDEEQQLYDMVCEFADTVVAPQAYEADRTHELSMDVVAQMGELGLFGLPFPEEVGGQGGDYLALCLAIEALARVDQSIAITLEAGVGLGAMPIYRHGTDEQKAEYLPDLTAGRALGGFGLTEPEAGSDAGATRTTAVLDGDEWVVNGSKQFITNSGTPITRFVTVTAVTGERTRPDGSTSKELSTIIVPNGTPGFTVGPGYDKSGWRASDTHPLTFDDVRVPAANLLGERGRGFANFLQALDEGRIAIAALATGAAQGCLDEAVAYAKTRNVFGVPIASHQYIAFTIAGMQARVHTARLAWHDAARRADAGLPFKKEAAIAKLVSSDAAMLNARDATQIFGGMGFMNETTVARHYRDSKILEIGEGTNEVQLMVIARELGLAA from the coding sequence ATGCACGACCTGACCGACGAGGAACAGCAGCTGTACGACATGGTCTGCGAGTTCGCCGACACCGTCGTCGCCCCGCAGGCCTACGAGGCCGACCGCACGCACGAGCTCTCGATGGACGTCGTGGCGCAGATGGGCGAGCTGGGCCTGTTCGGCCTGCCGTTCCCCGAGGAGGTCGGCGGCCAGGGCGGCGACTACCTGGCGCTGTGCCTCGCGATCGAGGCGCTCGCGCGCGTCGACCAGTCGATCGCGATCACGCTCGAGGCCGGCGTCGGCCTCGGGGCCATGCCGATCTACCGTCACGGCACCGACGAGCAGAAGGCCGAGTACCTGCCCGACCTCACGGCCGGCCGTGCCCTGGGCGGGTTCGGCCTCACCGAGCCCGAAGCAGGCTCCGACGCGGGCGCGACGCGCACGACGGCCGTGCTCGACGGCGACGAGTGGGTCGTGAACGGCTCGAAGCAGTTCATCACCAACTCGGGCACGCCGATCACGAGGTTCGTCACGGTCACGGCGGTCACGGGCGAGCGCACGCGCCCGGATGGCTCCACCTCGAAGGAGCTCTCGACGATCATCGTGCCGAACGGCACCCCCGGTTTCACCGTCGGTCCGGGCTACGACAAGTCCGGATGGCGTGCCTCCGACACCCACCCGCTCACCTTCGACGACGTCCGCGTCCCGGCTGCGAACCTGCTCGGGGAGCGCGGGCGGGGCTTCGCCAACTTCCTCCAGGCGCTCGACGAGGGCCGCATCGCGATCGCCGCCCTCGCGACCGGCGCGGCGCAGGGGTGCCTCGACGAGGCCGTGGCCTACGCGAAGACCCGGAACGTGTTCGGCGTGCCCATCGCGAGCCACCAGTACATCGCGTTCACCATCGCCGGCATGCAGGCCCGCGTGCACACCGCGCGCCTGGCATGGCACGACGCGGCGCGCCGTGCCGACGCGGGGCTGCCGTTCAAGAAGGAGGCCGCGATCGCGAAGCTCGTCTCGAGCGACGCCGCGATGCTGAACGCCCGCGACGCGACGCAGATCTTCGGCGGCATGGGGTTCATGAACGAGACGACCGTGGCCAGGCACTACCGTGACTCGAAGATCCTGGAGATCGGCGAGGGCACGAACGAGGTGCAGCTCATGGTCATCGCGCGCGAGCTCGGGCTGGCGGCGTAG
- a CDS encoding MaoC family dehydratase, protein MTDGAMRDVVQRGLWFEEFEEGVRYLHRPGRTVTEADNVLFTTLTMNPQPLHLDAAWSARQPFGRVLVNSLFTLSTLVGQSVGQLTQGTLVANLGFGAVAFPNPVFVGDTLYGESVVESKRLSSSRPGEGIVVLGHTARNQDDEVVATASRTMLVWTREAGERRSRADGEVSG, encoded by the coding sequence ATGACGGATGGCGCGATGCGCGACGTCGTGCAGCGCGGGCTCTGGTTCGAGGAGTTCGAGGAGGGCGTGCGGTACCTGCACCGCCCCGGGCGCACGGTCACGGAGGCCGACAACGTCCTGTTCACGACGCTCACCATGAACCCGCAGCCGCTGCACCTCGATGCGGCGTGGTCGGCACGTCAGCCGTTCGGCCGGGTCCTGGTGAACTCGCTCTTCACCTTGTCGACGCTCGTCGGCCAGTCCGTGGGGCAGCTCACGCAGGGCACGCTCGTCGCCAACCTCGGCTTCGGGGCGGTCGCGTTCCCGAACCCCGTCTTCGTGGGCGACACCCTCTACGGCGAGAGCGTCGTCGAGTCGAAGCGGCTGTCGTCGTCGCGTCCCGGCGAGGGCATCGTCGTGCTCGGCCACACCGCGCGCAACCAGGACGACGAGGTGGTCGCGACGGCGTCGCGCACGATGCTCGTGTGGACCCGCGAGGCGGGCGAACGCCGGTCTCGCGCCGATGGCGAGGTGAGCGGATGA
- a CDS encoding HpcH/HpaI aldolase/citrate lyase family protein, with protein sequence MTHPPFRFGPALLFCPADRPDRYAKAAERADAVILDLEDAVAESAKPAARESLVANPIDPARVVVRLNPASTPHLADDLAALRRTAYRTVMLAKCEGTADLVALEDFEVIALCETARGVLAAPDIASVPIVSALMWGAEDLVASLGGGSSRTADGRYRDVARHARSQVLLSAGAHGVAAIDAVHLDLADGDGLRAEAEDAAALGFAATACVHPGQVEIVRSAYAPGPERLEWAQSLLAEAAVRELDGVFAFRGQMVDAPLLRQAESVVRRAHARGSSEKGTER encoded by the coding sequence ATGACGCACCCGCCGTTCCGGTTCGGCCCCGCGCTGCTGTTCTGCCCTGCCGACCGGCCCGACCGGTACGCCAAGGCGGCTGAGCGCGCCGACGCCGTGATCCTCGACCTCGAGGACGCCGTGGCCGAGTCCGCGAAGCCGGCGGCTCGCGAGTCCCTCGTGGCGAACCCGATCGACCCGGCACGCGTCGTGGTGCGGCTGAACCCGGCATCCACACCCCATCTCGCCGACGACCTCGCGGCGCTCCGGCGCACCGCGTACCGCACGGTCATGCTCGCCAAGTGCGAGGGCACCGCCGACCTGGTCGCGCTCGAGGACTTCGAGGTGATCGCGCTGTGCGAGACCGCACGCGGCGTGCTCGCCGCGCCCGACATCGCGTCGGTCCCGATCGTCTCCGCGCTCATGTGGGGCGCGGAGGACCTCGTCGCCTCGCTCGGCGGCGGCTCCAGCCGGACCGCCGACGGTCGCTACCGCGACGTCGCGCGGCACGCCAGGTCCCAGGTGCTGCTGTCGGCCGGCGCGCACGGCGTGGCGGCGATCGACGCGGTGCACCTCGACCTCGCCGACGGGGACGGCCTCCGCGCCGAGGCCGAGGACGCGGCCGCGCTCGGCTTCGCCGCCACGGCGTGCGTGCACCCGGGCCAGGTCGAGATCGTCCGGTCGGCGTACGCGCCGGGCCCCGAACGGCTCGAGTGGGCGCAGTCGCTGCTCGCCGAGGCGGCCGTGCGCGAACTCGACGGCGTGTTCGCCTTCCGCGGGCAGATGGTGGACGCACCGCTCCTGCGTCAGGCAGAGTCGGTCGTGCGGCGGGCGCACGCCCGTGGATCGTCGGAGAAAGGGACTGAGCGCTGA
- a CDS encoding electron transfer flavoprotein subunit beta/FixA family protein, translating to MKIVVLVKEVPDTYGERRLDLETGLADRAASEAVLDEIGERALEVALAHADAHEGTEVVVMSMAPESAAATIRKGLAMGAASAVHIADPGLAAADLGLTARALAAAIRRTGFDLVITGNLSTDGSGGVLPAMLAELLEVPNATALTSVEITDGSVSGTRDVDGGTMRVSAQLPAVISITEALPDARFPNFKGIMAAKKKPFETLAAADLGIEPADLSAAWSIMTAIAERPPRTAGTKITDEGDGGTRIAEFLIENRLV from the coding sequence ATGAAGATCGTCGTCCTCGTGAAGGAGGTCCCCGACACCTACGGGGAGCGCCGACTCGACCTCGAGACGGGGCTCGCGGATCGCGCCGCGAGCGAGGCCGTCCTCGACGAGATCGGCGAGCGCGCGCTCGAGGTGGCCCTCGCCCACGCCGACGCGCACGAGGGCACCGAGGTGGTCGTCATGTCGATGGCGCCCGAGAGCGCCGCTGCGACGATCCGCAAGGGCCTGGCGATGGGCGCAGCCTCGGCCGTGCACATCGCCGACCCCGGCCTGGCCGCCGCAGACCTGGGATTGACCGCGCGCGCCCTCGCCGCTGCGATCCGACGCACCGGGTTCGACCTCGTCATCACGGGCAACCTCTCGACCGACGGCAGCGGCGGCGTGCTCCCCGCCATGCTCGCGGAGCTGCTCGAGGTCCCGAACGCGACCGCGCTCACGTCCGTCGAGATCACCGACGGCTCGGTGTCGGGAACGCGCGACGTCGACGGCGGCACCATGCGCGTGAGCGCGCAGCTGCCGGCCGTGATCTCGATCACCGAGGCCCTTCCCGACGCCCGATTCCCGAACTTCAAGGGCATCATGGCCGCGAAGAAGAAGCCGTTCGAGACGCTCGCGGCCGCCGACCTCGGCATCGAGCCGGCGGACCTGTCCGCAGCCTGGTCGATCATGACCGCCATCGCCGAGCGGCCACCGCGCACGGCGGGGACCAAGATCACCGACGAGGGCGACGGCGGCACGCGGATCGCCGAGTTCCTCATCGAGAACCGGCTGGTGTGA
- a CDS encoding electron transfer flavoprotein subunit alpha/FixB family protein has protein sequence MSDHPADQILVVLETTPNGDLAASAAGLLAAASGIGTPVALVVTAPGGAQALAEQAAALGAERVLAVETPAAQSELTVPHVDALAAAAAAVAPNAVLISESVDGRDIAGRFAARSGAPIAVDAVGLSRDDEGVVAHHSVYGGAYTLASAATFGPLLVTVRQGAIDARAEARPVVLESLEVAASGASSAAIESVEPVTESSSRPELRGAKRVVSGGRGLGSAEQFALVEELADALGAAVGASRAAVDAGYVPANHQVGQTGVSVSPQLYIALGISGAIQHKAGMQTAKNIVAVNKDPDAPIFEVADFGVVGDVFTVVPQLISALAERKR, from the coding sequence ATGAGCGACCACCCCGCAGACCAGATCCTCGTCGTCCTCGAGACGACGCCGAACGGCGACCTCGCCGCCAGCGCGGCCGGCCTCCTCGCGGCCGCATCCGGCATCGGCACGCCCGTCGCCCTCGTCGTCACCGCCCCCGGCGGGGCGCAGGCGCTCGCCGAACAGGCCGCGGCGCTCGGTGCCGAACGCGTGCTCGCCGTCGAGACGCCTGCGGCGCAGTCCGAGCTCACGGTCCCGCACGTCGATGCGCTCGCCGCGGCTGCCGCGGCCGTCGCGCCAAACGCGGTACTCATATCCGAGTCGGTCGACGGCCGCGACATCGCGGGCCGCTTCGCCGCCCGCTCGGGTGCGCCGATCGCGGTGGACGCGGTCGGCCTCTCGCGCGACGACGAGGGCGTGGTGGCGCACCACTCCGTGTACGGGGGCGCCTACACGCTCGCCTCGGCCGCCACGTTCGGGCCGCTCCTCGTGACCGTGCGGCAGGGCGCCATCGATGCGCGGGCCGAGGCACGACCCGTCGTGCTCGAATCGCTCGAGGTAGCGGCCTCGGGTGCGTCGTCGGCCGCGATCGAGTCGGTCGAGCCCGTGACCGAGTCCTCGAGCCGCCCCGAACTGCGCGGCGCGAAGCGGGTCGTGTCCGGTGGTCGCGGCCTCGGCTCGGCCGAGCAGTTCGCGCTCGTCGAGGAACTCGCCGACGCGCTCGGCGCCGCCGTCGGCGCCTCCCGTGCGGCGGTCGACGCCGGCTACGTCCCGGCGAACCACCAGGTCGGGCAGACCGGCGTCTCGGTCTCCCCGCAGCTCTACATCGCCCTCGGCATCTCCGGAGCGATCCAGCACAAAGCGGGAATGCAGACGGCCAAGAACATCGTCGCCGTCAACAAGGACCCTGACGCCCCGATCTTCGAGGTCGCCGACTTCGGCGTCGTCGGCGACGTCTTCACCGTCGTGCCGCAGCTGATCAGCGCGCTCGCCGAGCGGAAGCGCTGA
- a CDS encoding cytochrome b/b6 domain-containing protein: MTEVRNLRRGLPRSRGGEPWPPDAAAPAAQVPDAQVPDAQVPDAQATAQAVTPQAAPEPAAAAAATPPAAPSGRRLRSGLPRVRGGAPWPEPGQAPDGAIAEARDAAAAPPPATSSPTASSPAASVDAVSEPRSADAAGGAAAAIGTGLRRGLPRVAGGEPWPAPGDAPASTPPTPVARTTAPPATATSVPAASAPDAPAPAAAAAAPTKAATAPAVSAPEDPARAAAAAAVASAPTAAPPAAAAAPAPDAPAQPGPMLRGPMTVRQWAGASVVGILAIIGAATIVVQLTRWFLGLEFMQDFLATYPGETHLPDGAPVGLPAWLGWQHFFNVFLIVLIIRSGLQVRTERRPPASWTPRWAKGGQGRISLTLWFHQSLDILWLVNGLVFIVLLFATGQWMRVVPTSWEVLPNAVSAGLQYLSLDWPLENGWVNYNSLQVLAYFATIFIAAPLAAITGVRMSGLWPKRAATLSRLYPVEWARAVHFPVMLYFVAFIVVHVALVFLTGALRNLNHMYAAQDADGWLGFWIFVASIVVIAAAWFAARPSVLAPIAGVFGKVGR; this comes from the coding sequence GTGACCGAAGTTCGCAACCTGCGCAGGGGACTGCCACGGAGCCGCGGCGGTGAGCCCTGGCCCCCGGACGCGGCGGCACCGGCCGCGCAGGTGCCGGACGCGCAGGTGCCGGATGCGCAGGTGCCGGATGCGCAGGCGACGGCGCAGGCCGTGACGCCGCAGGCGGCCCCGGAACCGGCGGCAGCAGCGGCGGCGACGCCGCCCGCCGCGCCATCGGGTCGCCGGCTCCGAAGCGGCCTGCCGCGGGTGCGCGGAGGGGCGCCGTGGCCCGAGCCCGGCCAGGCGCCCGATGGTGCGATCGCCGAGGCGAGGGATGCCGCGGCCGCACCGCCACCGGCCACGTCGTCGCCGACCGCATCGTCGCCGGCCGCATCCGTCGATGCCGTGTCCGAGCCGCGTTCCGCGGATGCCGCGGGCGGGGCCGCTGCGGCGATCGGCACCGGGCTTCGCCGCGGGCTCCCTCGAGTCGCCGGGGGAGAGCCGTGGCCGGCACCCGGGGACGCTCCGGCGTCGACCCCGCCGACGCCGGTCGCTCGAACCACCGCGCCTCCTGCGACGGCGACCTCCGTGCCCGCGGCATCCGCTCCCGACGCTCCCGCGCCCGCGGCGGCAGCCGCTGCACCGACGAAGGCCGCCACCGCGCCTGCGGTATCGGCCCCAGAAGACCCGGCCCGGGCAGCAGCCGCGGCAGCCGTGGCATCCGCACCGACCGCGGCACCCCCGGCAGCCGCGGCGGCCCCGGCCCCCGACGCGCCCGCGCAGCCGGGTCCGATGCTGCGCGGCCCGATGACCGTCAGGCAGTGGGCCGGCGCATCCGTCGTCGGCATCCTCGCGATCATCGGTGCCGCGACCATCGTCGTCCAGCTCACGAGGTGGTTCCTCGGGCTCGAGTTCATGCAGGACTTCCTTGCGACCTACCCCGGCGAGACGCACCTGCCCGACGGTGCGCCCGTCGGCCTACCGGCCTGGCTCGGCTGGCAGCACTTCTTCAACGTCTTCCTCATCGTGCTGATCATCCGATCGGGCCTGCAGGTGCGCACCGAGCGGCGCCCGCCGGCGTCCTGGACGCCGCGCTGGGCGAAGGGCGGCCAGGGGAGGATCAGCCTCACCCTGTGGTTCCACCAGTCGCTCGACATCCTGTGGCTCGTGAACGGACTCGTCTTCATCGTGCTCCTGTTCGCGACGGGCCAGTGGATGCGCGTCGTGCCGACCAGTTGGGAGGTCCTTCCGAACGCGGTCTCCGCGGGGCTGCAGTACCTCTCGCTCGACTGGCCGCTCGAGAACGGCTGGGTCAACTACAACAGCCTCCAGGTGCTGGCGTACTTCGCGACGATCTTCATCGCCGCGCCGCTCGCCGCGATCACCGGGGTGCGGATGTCGGGGCTGTGGCCGAAGCGCGCCGCGACGCTGAGCCGCCTCTACCCGGTCGAGTGGGCTCGCGCCGTGCACTTCCCGGTCATGCTGTACTTCGTCGCGTTCATCGTCGTGCACGTGGCACTCGTGTTCCTGACCGGGGCGCTGCGCAACCTCAACCACATGTACGCGGCGCAGGACGCCGACGGCTGGCTGGGCTTCTGGATCTTCGTCGCCTCGATCGTCGTCATCGCGGCCGCGTGGTTCGCCGCCCGGCCGTCGGTGCTCGCGCCGATCGCGGGAGTGTTCGGCAAGGTCGGCCGGTAG
- a CDS encoding aldo/keto reductase has product MARHVLQGARRVEDAAATRMPRHDAHEAIDSNAVSGPIAVPRREPLGDTGFEIHPLALGGSGLGRALGDGDGDAILDRFVALGGNLITAIGDDADGGSERLIGSWMHERGTRDRVHVITEVGRDPQRPGLSPAAIAASVDASLTRLATDRIDLLCFHGEDPDTPLEESLGAVDALVRSGKVLALGASHFSPERLIEARVLAANGLPRFRAITTPYNLMQRRGFEGATELVAHAQALPVLPSSALANGFLAGGIRRRTDASRDAHGARRTAHLGRRGSRVLRALDEVAAAHRATPATVAIAWLLARPTVAAPVASVSRPEQVDALLAASSLRLQRSELVELDRASA; this is encoded by the coding sequence GTGGCACGACACGTACTGCAGGGGGCACGCCGCGTCGAGGACGCGGCGGCGACGCGGATGCCGCGCCACGACGCGCACGAGGCGATCGACAGCAACGCCGTCTCGGGACCGATCGCGGTTCCACGTCGCGAACCGCTCGGCGACACCGGTTTCGAGATCCACCCGCTCGCGCTCGGCGGGAGCGGGCTGGGCCGGGCGCTCGGCGACGGCGACGGCGACGCGATCCTGGATCGCTTCGTCGCGCTCGGCGGCAACCTGATCACCGCGATCGGCGACGATGCCGATGGCGGGAGCGAGCGCCTCATCGGCTCCTGGATGCACGAGCGCGGCACCCGCGACCGCGTCCACGTGATCACCGAGGTCGGTCGCGACCCGCAACGGCCGGGACTGTCTCCTGCGGCCATCGCCGCGTCGGTCGATGCGTCGCTGACGCGCCTGGCGACCGACCGGATCGACCTGCTCTGCTTCCACGGGGAGGACCCCGACACCCCGCTCGAGGAGAGCCTCGGCGCCGTCGACGCCCTCGTGCGTTCCGGCAAGGTGCTCGCCCTCGGCGCCTCCCACTTCAGCCCCGAACGGCTCATCGAGGCCCGCGTCCTCGCGGCCAACGGGCTCCCGCGGTTCAGGGCGATCACGACGCCGTACAACCTCATGCAGCGTCGCGGCTTCGAGGGAGCCACCGAACTGGTCGCCCACGCGCAGGCACTGCCCGTCCTGCCGTCCTCGGCGCTCGCGAACGGGTTCCTCGCCGGAGGCATCCGTCGTCGCACCGACGCGTCCCGCGACGCGCACGGCGCACGGCGCACGGCGCACCTGGGCCGGCGCGGATCGCGCGTGCTCCGGGCGCTCGACGAGGTCGCGGCGGCCCACCGCGCCACGCCCGCGACCGTCGCGATCGCGTGGCTGCTGGCCCGACCCACGGTAGCGGCCCCCGTCGCGAGCGTCAGCCGGCCGGAGCAGGTCGATGCGCTGCTCGCCGCGAGTTCGCTCCGACTCCAGCGCTCCGAACTCGTCGAACTCGACCGCGCCTCGGCCTGA
- a CDS encoding M16 family metallopeptidase — protein MNGAVDLQLGEPDLTFRAAGDTLVRRTVLPSGIRVLTEQVPGSRSATIGFWVAVGSRDEHPADSGHPATFGSTHFLEHLLFKGTGTRSALDIAVAVDAVGGEHNAVTAKEYTCYYAKVQDRDLPMAVDVLADMFTSSVLDVDDFESERGVILEELAMAGDDPADVANERFFEAVLGSHPLARPIGGDAHTIGAATRDAVREHYRACYRAPDLVVTAAGAVDHDELVAGLSAALVAAGWDLEAVAPPVDRRATEVALLEGRAPLTVVERPGEQAHLVLGVPGLVATDERRSVLSVLSTIFGGGMSSRLFQQIREQRGLAYAVYSFAPGYSDAGVFGMYAGCAPKNAATVAALMRTELERLAHHGVTDEELARATGYLGGASALALEDSDTRMSRLGRAELALGEFSDLDEALRRVGRVTADDVRALATELAARPFSLAAVGPVDEWMFRSVVDSPEARPVA, from the coding sequence GTGAACGGCGCCGTCGACCTCCAGCTCGGTGAGCCCGACCTCACCTTCCGCGCCGCAGGCGACACGCTCGTTCGCAGGACCGTGCTCCCGTCCGGCATCCGCGTGCTCACCGAGCAGGTGCCCGGAAGCCGGAGCGCGACCATCGGCTTCTGGGTCGCGGTCGGCTCGCGAGACGAGCACCCCGCAGACAGCGGCCACCCCGCGACCTTCGGTTCGACGCACTTCCTCGAGCACCTCCTGTTCAAGGGCACCGGCACGCGCAGCGCCCTCGACATCGCGGTCGCCGTCGACGCGGTCGGCGGCGAGCACAACGCCGTGACGGCGAAGGAGTACACGTGCTACTACGCCAAGGTGCAGGACCGCGACCTGCCCATGGCCGTCGACGTGCTCGCAGACATGTTCACCTCGTCGGTGCTCGACGTCGACGACTTCGAGTCCGAGCGCGGGGTCATCCTCGAGGAACTCGCGATGGCCGGCGACGACCCGGCGGATGTCGCGAACGAACGCTTCTTCGAGGCGGTGCTCGGCTCGCACCCGCTCGCGCGCCCCATCGGCGGCGACGCCCACACGATCGGCGCCGCCACCCGCGACGCGGTCCGGGAGCACTACCGTGCGTGCTACCGGGCGCCCGACCTCGTCGTGACGGCCGCGGGCGCCGTCGACCACGACGAACTCGTCGCCGGCCTGTCCGCCGCGCTCGTCGCCGCAGGCTGGGACCTCGAGGCGGTCGCGCCGCCGGTCGACCGCCGCGCGACGGAGGTCGCGCTCCTCGAGGGGCGCGCACCGCTGACCGTCGTCGAACGACCCGGCGAGCAGGCCCACCTCGTGCTCGGCGTGCCGGGCCTCGTGGCCACCGACGAACGACGCAGCGTGCTCAGCGTGCTCAGCACCATCTTCGGCGGCGGCATGTCGTCGCGACTCTTCCAGCAGATCCGCGAGCAGCGCGGGCTCGCCTACGCGGTGTACTCGTTCGCGCCCGGCTACTCGGATGCGGGCGTGTTCGGCATGTACGCGGGGTGCGCGCCGAAGAACGCCGCGACCGTCGCCGCGCTCATGCGCACCGAGCTCGAACGTCTCGCCCACCACGGCGTGACCGACGAGGAACTCGCGCGCGCGACCGGGTACCTCGGGGGAGCGTCCGCGCTCGCGCTCGAGGACTCCGACACGCGCATGTCGAGGCTCGGCCGCGCCGAGCTCGCCCTGGGGGAGTTCTCCGACCTCGACGAGGCGTTGCGCCGCGTCGGGCGCGTCACCGCCGACGACGTCCGGGCGCTCGCCACGGAACTGGCCGCCAGGCCGTTCTCACTCGCCGCGGTCGGCCCCGTCGACGAATGGATGTTCCGATCCGTCGTCGACTCGCCCGAAGCCCGACCCGTCGCCTGA
- a CDS encoding histidine phosphatase family protein encodes MPHHLYLVRHGEQLDAEHGMPDGPLSPRGRRQAELLAERLGGIPFDAAYHSPLQRAAETAGIIAEKLPSLTPEPSPLLFDCVPSGPAPETPAAYAPFFGSFTELDFEAGRAQMADANAEFLRSHREDRHDLLITHNFVIGWFVREVLGSPEWRWATINQANCGLTVLTQRAPGRPWTLVVHNDLAHLPPELRTGLPEPYAI; translated from the coding sequence GTGCCCCACCACCTCTACCTCGTCCGACACGGCGAACAGCTCGACGCCGAGCACGGCATGCCCGACGGGCCGCTGTCGCCGCGCGGGCGACGCCAGGCCGAGCTGCTCGCCGAGCGGCTCGGCGGCATCCCCTTCGACGCCGCCTACCATTCGCCGCTGCAGCGTGCGGCGGAGACCGCCGGGATCATCGCGGAGAAGCTGCCGTCGCTGACGCCGGAGCCCTCGCCGCTGCTGTTCGACTGCGTCCCCTCGGGGCCCGCACCCGAGACGCCGGCCGCGTACGCCCCGTTCTTCGGCTCCTTCACCGAACTCGACTTCGAGGCCGGGCGAGCGCAGATGGCCGACGCCAACGCCGAGTTCCTGCGCTCGCACCGCGAGGACCGGCACGACCTGCTGATCACGCACAACTTCGTCATCGGCTGGTTCGTTCGCGAGGTGCTCGGGTCGCCCGAATGGCGGTGGGCGACCATCAACCAGGCGAACTGCGGGCTGACGGTGCTCACGCAGCGCGCGCCCGGACGGCCGTGGACGCTCGTCGTCCACAACGACCTCGCGCACCTGCCGCCCGAACTGCGCACGGGCCTGCCGGAGCCCTACGCGATCTGA
- a CDS encoding GNAT family N-acetyltransferase translates to MLRFRDAAVTAPDAQGLLGDYFAERAAGFPPEQGAYRPTWPDAAQFTPPAGLFVVIEDESGTAVGCGGIRRIDPSTDGLVRYEVKHLWLAPPARGRGGGRRLLEELEARAIGFGAQELVLDTNASLSAAGGLYASSGYEPIEPYNDNPNATNWYGKLVRPRP, encoded by the coding sequence CGACGCGCAGGGGCTGCTCGGCGACTACTTCGCCGAGCGGGCCGCGGGATTCCCGCCCGAGCAGGGTGCGTACCGCCCGACGTGGCCGGATGCCGCGCAGTTCACGCCGCCCGCAGGGCTGTTCGTCGTCATCGAGGACGAGTCCGGGACCGCGGTCGGGTGCGGCGGCATCCGGCGGATCGACCCGTCGACCGACGGGCTCGTGCGGTACGAGGTCAAGCACCTCTGGCTCGCGCCGCCCGCGCGCGGCCGGGGCGGCGGGCGCCGCCTGCTCGAGGAGCTCGAGGCGCGCGCGATCGGGTTCGGCGCCCAGGAGCTCGTGCTCGACACCAACGCGAGCCTCTCCGCGGCCGGCGGGCTGTACGCGTCGAGCGGATACGAGCCCATCGAGCCCTACAACGACAACCCGAACGCCACGAACTGGTACGGCAAGCTCGTGCGGCCGCGCCCGTGA